In Merismopedia glauca CCAP 1448/3, the following are encoded in one genomic region:
- a CDS encoding phosphate ABC transporter substrate-binding protein: protein MNRNLTFLVASIAAVSTLTACNSSNKQLTKLTLTGSSTVAPLASEMAKRFEAKHPGVRIDVQTGGSSRGIADAESGVADIGMVSRSLKPNETQKLQAFAIARDGISPIVNAKNPVNKLTNQQIVAIYQGKINNWQQVGGKDAPITVINKAEGRSTLELFLSYFKLENSQIKASVVIGDNQQGIKTVAGNPNAIAYVSIGAAESELKEGTPIKLLPINGVEANTKTVQNSTFPLSRPLMLVTKPAPSGLAKEFLDFAQSQQVYDLVESQNFVPLTPKVAQTRN from the coding sequence ATGAATAGAAATCTAACTTTCTTAGTAGCTAGTATCGCTGCTGTTTCCACTTTAACTGCTTGTAATTCTAGTAATAAGCAGTTAACCAAACTTACCCTGACAGGTTCTAGTACCGTCGCACCTTTAGCCTCTGAAATGGCGAAACGCTTTGAAGCCAAACATCCAGGAGTGCGAATTGACGTGCAAACTGGCGGTTCTTCTAGGGGAATCGCCGATGCTGAAAGTGGGGTAGCTGATATTGGAATGGTTTCTCGGAGTTTGAAGCCAAACGAAACCCAGAAACTACAAGCATTTGCGATCGCCCGCGATGGTATCAGTCCCATCGTCAACGCCAAAAATCCCGTAAATAAACTCACTAATCAGCAAATAGTGGCAATTTACCAAGGCAAAATTAATAACTGGCAGCAAGTTGGCGGTAAAGATGCACCAATCACCGTGATTAACAAAGCCGAAGGGCGATCTACCCTAGAACTGTTCCTCAGCTACTTTAAACTAGAAAACTCCCAAATCAAAGCTAGTGTCGTCATTGGAGACAATCAGCAAGGAATCAAAACCGTTGCTGGTAACCCCAATGCTATAGCCTACGTTTCCATCGGTGCTGCTGAATCAGAACTCAAAGAGGGTACACCCATCAAACTTTTGCCGATTAATGGAGTAGAAGCCAATACTAAAACCGTCCAGAATAGTACATTTCCCCTGTCTCGTCCGCTAATGTTAGTCACAAAACCAGCACCATCAGGACTTGCCAAAGAATTCCTCGATTTTGCCCAATCTCAGCAAGTATATGACCTCGTTGAAAGTCAAAACT